In Bactrocera oleae isolate idBacOlea1 chromosome 5, idBacOlea1, whole genome shotgun sequence, a genomic segment contains:
- the LOC106615423 gene encoding cancer/testis antigen family 47 member C1, whose product MFEKFLCLCLLIGAFAVFNELPSASALPPVTEDKEADATDEPADEPTDESTDEPTDEPTDEPTDERSDEPTYEELPQALVLAAEEDLQEDEETLSE is encoded by the exons ATGTTCGAGAAATTCCTTTGTTTGTGTCTGCTAATTGGCG ctttTGCCGTGTTCAACGAATTGCCCAGCGCCAGTGCACTACCACCAGTAACTGAAGATAAAGAGGCAGATGCGACTGATGAGCCTGCAGATGAACCTACAGATGAATCTACAGATGAACCTACAGATGAACCTACAGATGAACCTACAGATGAACGTTCAGATGAACCTACATATGAAGAGCTGCCACAAGCACTTGTCTTAGCTGCTGAAGAAGATTTACAAGAAGATGAGGAAACGCTATCTGAATAA